The Drosophila sechellia strain sech25 chromosome 2L, ASM438219v1, whole genome shotgun sequence region AAATTGTTTTGCGTTGAAATCATTTGAGAAAGAACACACAAAATACATGAGGagtaaaaaacaataaatgaattacaacaaattaattatacattttgaaattatatttaacgAACAAAATTAATGTAGTGTGtaaagaaaagcaaacaaaacatgaaagtaaaacaagttttaagcaaaacaaaatactttgaatatatacataaattgCAAGTAAATAGAATAAATGTcactaaatctttttatttaaGTCTTGTGCCGCTCGATAATTCCTGGGATTGATACGTATTTTAGGAACTCGAAATACGAATGACAGctaaaatttgattttcgtGTGAAAAACTAAAGGAATCCTCCCCAGATCCCAATGTTGGAGCTCGTCGTGCTCTTCCTTCTCAGTTCGGTGACCTATTTCTGTGCCCACCTGGAAGGCCCGACCACAAATTGGGCATATTTCTATGCATCTTGTCCAATCATCATGGGATTACTATCCGCTGGACTGGTTTACATAAATGTAGGTTTGCCTCCTTGCAATACGAGTATATCAAAtacttaaaatttttccaCATAGAAATAGAAACAGGCGTCACAaagaattatttgaaaaagaTGACTTTATTTCGGCGGAGTgttcaaataaaaatgtattaaactatttaaaaacaacaaataattatgATGACTTGGCTTGAGAACAAATTGCAATTCGGCAGCCAATGAGAGCGAGGGTTATTCGAACGTCTACAGCTACGATTAGAATGAGTCCTATGAGATTGAAACCTATTAACCGATGGTCACTACTTGGCTACGCGTCGTCTTGTGGTTGGTGTGGTGGGTGCTCCGGCGCTCGGTGGTTTGGGGATCTGCAATGGATAACTAATTCTTAGAGTCCGACAAGATTTTAGTTACAATCTAGATATCTTACAGAACGTATTGGTCTGGGTGTAAGGGAATTGGCAGGCGGCGGCTCGCGAGGTTGCGGTCCATCTGGATGTCCCACTACGGTGACGGCCACGGGTCTCTGGTCGGAGCCGGCACGTTCCATGCTCTCGCTGCGAGAGGCGGAGCCGGAGCGCTTGAACATGCCGGAGAGCCGGCCGCGGAGATCCTTCTTGCTCGACCTCATGTCGCTGGCCACGCTGATGTCCGAGTCAGATCCTTGAATCTGCAAACAGAATAGGTACATCAGCATTTAAATGCTTATAGTTTTGGGTAATTCTCACTGAAATTTCACTCTCGGAATTGCGACTGCTTTTGGTCAGGCTGCGCAGCTTGCCCATGATGCCCTTCTTTTTCTTGCGCGGTCCTCGAGGTATGTCGCTCTGGGTGGATCCACCGGATAGCCGCGAGTCCAGGCGGGAGTCCAAGCTAGAGTCCCTGACCAGGCCACCCAGTTCAGAATCTATGGATTGCATGGAGGACACGCTACCATCGTCCTGTCGCCAAATATTCTGCAAGAAATATCAAAGttattgaataaaatacatagaacATAGCTTGAATGAATCTGTTTGGCCTACCTGATCTCTTTGTATGGAGTGATCAAGTGAGAGGCTCTTCCGAATCAGACTGCCATTGTTGGAGGAGTTCCTGGACAAGCGTCCACCGCCTCGCTGCGATCCTGCCGCACTTGCCACCGAACTGGTGCTGCCATGCGGATCGTTCTCCTGCGAAGCAGCCCGACGCAGATTGCTCCTTCTCATACGGCTGCGCTCCTGTTCGTCCTCGTTCACTCGCTGGAACTTGCGCAGCTCCTCCGAGGCTTCGGCCAGCCTGGCCAGGACACTGGTGATCTGGGAACTGCTTAGAGTGGGCGAAGGCGAGCGACTGCGGCGCACATTGGGTTGCTCCGGTCGTAAGTTCTTGTCGTAGccggagctgctgctgcttcgaGCTGATCCGCCGCTGCCAACCATTTTCAGGTCGGGAGCTATCTTCACCAGCTCGTCAACGGTCTGCAAAAGGGCGCCCACCTTACGGTCTCCGCCATCTGCCTCCATGCGTCGCTTGATCAGCTCCTTTTCGTAGCGTTCACGCTGGAATTAAACATAGGGAAGCGTATTATAACAATGTCAAAAGACATAAACCACTTCTCCAACAGATGTCGTAATTAATAAtatgtacaaatattttttttatttatgtaagCATGCTTATAGACAGTTACACAAGCCCCAGTGGCCTAATGGATAAGGCATCGGCCTCCTAAGCCGGGGATTGTGGGTTCAAGTCCCACCTGGGGTAATAATAATGGTTATGTTGGAAATCATTTTTGATGTTGGATACACTGATTTAATCTATTCTAtagtatataatatttaaaatttattttttataaaacacTGACCTCTCGTCTCAGCTTCTCGTTGGAGGTCCGCAGTTTTGCGTGTACGTCCCGGAGCTCCAAGAGATCGCACTGCAGCTCAGCGATCTTCTTGCGGCCCTCCTCCATCTCCTCTTCGGAGGCCCGCTTGATCTGGTCCAGCTTGCGCTTCGACTCCAGCCGCTCTTTGTCTCGCTCCCGCTCCACCTCGAAGAGAGTCTGGCGTAAGTCTCGCGCCAGAGTGGAGGTTTCCTGCAGCAGTCGCTGCTGATCCTCGCGCTCCTTCTGCCAGGACAGCTCCAGCTTGGTCTTCATGCCCGGCAGCTTGGTGCTGCCCGAGCCGATGACGCGCTCCTCCTCGAACTCGTTGAGCTTCGACTGCATCTCCGATATCTTGATCTCATTGGCACTGCGCTCGGATACGAGTTCCGTTTTTATCTTGCTGGACTCCAGCCTCGACTCGACCAGCTGATCCTCCAGATGACCAATCTGCAATCGAAAAAATCCATTAGCTTCTTTGCAAAGGTAGCGTATTAACTGATATCATACCTGCTGTTCGAGATAGGCAATCTTGCtcttatcatcatcatcgctgCTGTGCATGGAGCCGCGACTCTGTCTTCCGGTATTGTTGGCCTTGAGGTCGCCAATCTTCTTCTGCGCCACTTCCAGCATCTGTTTGAATGCATCGCGATCCTTTTTGAATCGTTCGCACTGGCGCTGTTTTTAAGGATATCATTATGTGTgctttttataatatataatgtGTATAATTGTTTTTACCTGCATTGAGGTTAATTCACCGCTCAGGTTCTTCACCTGTTGCTCATATCGAAGTCTAACTGTGGCCACTTCGGATTTCATCTGCAGTTCAGTGCTCTGTAATCTGTAATGTTCAAATATCacgaatttaaaatatttagtcTTATATATAACATTTCTTTGTCAAATCTTTGAAAAGGAGTCCACTTACTGTTCCTTGAGCTCCCTGATCTCTGCCTCGCGCCTCGCTCCGTGTCCGTTTAGCGAGGATTGCGCCTGCTCAATCCGGTTGTAGTCGCTTAGCTTGCCATTCAGATCGTCGTTATCCTTGCGCAGCTGGAAGACCAGGTCGATGTTCATCTCATTCTCGCGACGCAGGCGCTCATACTCGTGCTCCTTCTCCGCCAGTTTGTTTTTGAGAACGGTGCGCTCGTACTCGGCCCCATTGCCGTTGACTGTTTTGAGGGCCTTGGCCTGGAGATCGGCGATCCTCTTCTGGGCCTCACTCAGTTTGCGAGCCATGTCGGTGCGTTCGATGCGAATGGTGTCCATTTCGGAGATTTTCTGCTTGCTGGCGTTCAGTTCAGCCTGGAGACTCTGCTTCTCGGTGGTGAGTTGGGCACGCATCAGGATTGTTTCCTCGGAGAGCTTCTCCCAGTGGTTGTTGAGCTCCTCGTAGCGCTTCTGTTCTGCGCTCAGTGAGGTCTGCACCTCCTCCACTTGCTTCTTGAGATCCTGCACCTGTTTGCTGTCCGATTTGCTGGCCTTGGTTTTCAGATCCTTGATCTCCTTCTCCAAACTGGACTTGCTCTTCTCGGCCGACTTCTTGGCACTGAGTAGTTCGGCATCTAGTTGGGTGATCTTGGCCTCCagcttctccttctccttggCCTGCTTTTCCATGTCCTTTTCCAGGCTGGACAGCTTCTCCTTTTCCCGCTTGCTTTGCGACTCCCAGGTGGACTTGCTCGTTTCGCCCAGTTTCAATTGGGCGTCCTGCTTCTTCACCTTGTCCTCCAAGTCCTTTAGCTTGGAGTTTAGCTTTTTGGCTTCCTCATCGCCGCGTTTAAGTTTCTGCTCCAACTCGCTGATCTTGCTGCTTGATCCGTTCAGGAGCTTCAATCGCTGGACATCGCCTTCGGCGAGGGAAAGCTTTTGCTTACACTTCCGCAAATCCTCCTCCAGCGCTCCCTTGGCCGATTGCAGGGCCTTGAGCTGATCGGTACCGCCGGAGCTGAGCATGACGCGCATTTCGCTGATCTcgtcctccagctcctccaccCATTTCTTGAGATGGCTCTTGGGCGTCAGGTCGTTGACCCTCTTGGCGGTGCGTGGTGGCAGCTTGTCCTCCGCCTCCAGCTGCATCCGTTTGACACGGGCCGTTAGCTCGTCCCTTTCTCGTTGAGCTTGGGCCAGAGACTCCTTCATCTTTTGATCCACCTCTCCAGTCTTTTCGCTCGCCTTTCGCAGCGCCAACAGCCGTTTGTTCTCCTTGGCCAACTTGTCGTTCTCCGTTTCGAGTGTGTCCAGTTTACTTATCTGATTCTTGAGCGAGTCCACCGTCTGCTCCTTTTCGGTAAGCGTCCTGCGAAGCTGGACCAACTCTTCGTTGAGCGTCTTCACCTTCTTTTCGGCCGCACTGGACGACGTTCCGAGACTGAGAAGCGAGGACTTGCTGCCATTGGAGCTGTCCTGGCGGAGCTTTGCCTGCAGTTCCCTCACGTACTTTTTGGACTCGGCGTTCTCCTTCTCCAGATCCTCCACCTTGAGTCGTAGAATTGAGGCCTCCTGCTCGTTAAGTTCCAAGAGAATTCTCAGCTCGGCGGGATCATCCTCGTCGGAGATTCCCTCATCGCGATCAGCATGAACCTCGGGAGCCAAACGATGAGGATGCGGTGTGGGACTTAGCTTGCGACCTGAGGTACAGTgagaaaataaattgttaagtTTGCAGATATACATATTAATTGCGATTTAAGTTAGTTACTAGCAATTGGACATAGATTTTGTGATTAGTTACGGTTAAATAAATGTGCAGCCGCAAAAAATGGCAATTAACCGATTCGGTTTATTCATTAATAAGCAAATGACTTAAATCTTAGTTAGTTGGTTAAGTTAAAAACCTTAAAGGTCAGTTATGAAAAAGAAGTCACTCCAGCTATGGAATTTATGTGACCTTATCCTGAATGAAAGTGGTTAATTTACACAGTTGTCACTTAATGTggaaaattcgaaaattaaattatacgaTGATTGAGTTATTCTGACTGACAACCATGCCGGTAGTATTTGGATGACTTAATCCTGATTAAGTTGTTTACGAACTAAGGTTAAGTACTTAGTTAGATTAAGGCTCTACTTCGCTGTATTGTTTGGTTCGTACTTCTTGAGCGCGTTGCCATTTTTTTCAACTGCATCATCAAAGACTCATTTTCATCCTCGAAACGAGTCACCTTTTTCCTCAAATGTTCAGCCTGAAACACAAAAACGTGATTTATTGCAAGTGAATAACGACCAGTGAGTAAAAATTATAGATCGAATACTCGTAAACCCATTCAGAGATCGTTTTCGAGGATAAAAATAGTTTTGCACAGCTCGGACGAATAAAAAATAACATGAATTGGTTCTACAAATGGTTACTACACGAAAAAAGGCATTGTATCGGATCGAATCCAAGGACGGATCCTTTTGCCTGAGGTTCTTGGTACCTGCTCCACTCAAAAGGACATGTGAAATGGCGCTGGGAAAGAGCAGCGAACCGGACTGTCCCACTCTGGACGATGACGATGGTGGAAAGAGCCCCGCAAATGGAGACGACATTGATTCTCTTTCGATTGAAACATTTCTATCGGGCACTTCGAAATCAGTTTGCGTGACAGCCACATTGGTGGTCACCAAGTTCTCCACACTGGTAGACTTATTGCTCTGAACTGTGGCCACTGTCTGTGTGCCTCGGGGAAAGGCCACCACCTCGAGTGGCACCTCAGTTTGAGTACCACAACTGAATCTAACACGCTTTCGCTCGCGATCCCTGAGCCGTTGAAGCTTCGCGTGAAATGGTCAAGTGATTAGTCGAGTAGGTTGTGTGCGTCATTGGGTATTACCTCTTCTTCAGCGAATTTCAGTTGGTCCTTCAAGTCTGTCTCCCGCTCAATGGAGTCCTGCAGCTCGCGCTGCAAGTGCTGGGGGTCTTCCTGGGAGCCACCACGAGTCAGGGACTCTCGGGTGAACTTGGCATCCGCCGATGTCGACTTGCCTAGGACACCCAGCATAGGTGCCTTCTTTTTGCCAGGATTGCGTAGCTCCTCGGCCTCCGCCTAGTTGTTCAAGAGGTTTATTCATAAGTAAATACTTTTGGAAATCACCTAAGCTGATTAACCTGCAACTTTCGGGTTAGCTCATTGGAGAAAcgcagctcctcctccagtTTCTTGATCTTATTGGAAAGCTCAGCATTGAAGGAGCTTTGGCGCTCCTGTTCCAGGGTTTCGATCTTGCGATCACTCTTCTTCAACTTGAAACTGAGTATGCGACAGTTCTTGGTGGCCTTCTCGAGATCCTTCTGCAGACTGGTCTTGGCCTTGACCTCGTCGTCGCGGAAGGTGTCCTGCACCTCGTCCATCTCTGCCTGCAGGTTGAGAATCTCCTTCTTGGCGCTTTGGTTCTCCTCCATCAGCTCCTCGCAGATCTGCTCGGCGGCCTGCAGCTTTCGCCGGAGCTCGGACTCGCTACCCTTGTTCTCCAGCTCCTTCATCCGCAGGTTAAGTCTGCGTTTGTCCTCCGTTACCCGGTCCAGCTGCTCCTTCATTTCGTTCAGCTTCTGCTGGAGATTAAGTGCTTCCGAGGCTGCAGTCCGATTGGAGGCGGTATCCATGGAGGCCAGGCGTCGCAGAAGAATATCACTCTTTTCCCGCTCCGCTTTTTCTGCCCGTGTCTTCATCGTCTCCAGCTCCAGTTTCAGCGCCTTCATCTGCTCCTGCATGCCATTTGAGTCCTGGATCTTGGATGCTGTGCTGACGGCGCTACTGGTGCTGTTGGAGTAGGATGTCGATGCAGCGGGAACGGTTTGTCTTTTGATTTCTTTGCTGGGCACTGCATCCGCCTCCTTGCGACGAACCGAACTGGAGCTCGACAAGGAACTGGACGTGGAAGTGACGACCTTCACCTCATTACTGGCGGATGTGGAATTGGAGGTTTTCAGggaggtgctgctgctgctgctggacgaCGTCGTGGTGGAAGCCACCGCCACTTTCTTTGGCGGCAGGGCAGCTCGCTTCTGCTCGGCTTGTGCCAATTGGTTAATGGAAGTACCCGACTTGCTGCGCTCCGGACGATCGGGTACCACTGGTGTGGGTGTAGCTGTAGACTCGCTTTCTCTAAAGGATACAATTTAACATTATAATCTTGCTTATCCTTGAAGATTGCAATTGCTTACTCTTCCCTCCGCGGAACTGATCGCTCCCGACTGTTTTCCCGGGAGTTGAGACTGCGCTGCTTCTTGAGAAGATTCATTTTGCGGACACGCTCTGCTAGACTGTCTGTCGATAGGATGACTAACTCATCTGGAATACTTGAAGTTTTACTGGGTGAGGATGTGACACGGGTTGGCGGTGTAATGGCGTGTTCCACCTAGAAAATACAAATCACACAGAGCGTAAAAGACATCTTCTATATCCAGTCACTCCAATCCAATCTCACCTCCTTGATGTCCAAGGCGGTGGTGTGGCGTCGCGGTGGGACCGGCAGCTTCACAGTGACTGCCACATCGTGATCCTCGACGGAGGATGCTGCTCGACTGGTGGATGCCGCAGCCGGTGGACGGCGAGCGACATTGTCCGGCTCGTCGATATCCGGCGTGGAGGCCCATGACTGCGGACGCTTCCTCAGCTCTACATTGAAGTGGACAACTGGGTTCAGTAAGGGCGTCAGGTGTGTTGCATGCAGGTGCAAGTTGCGAGTTGCAGTTTGCAATTAGCGTTCGATTCCACTCGGAGCCGTGGGTGCGAGAGTGAGACAAACGGATGCCACAGAACGAGCGAGAGAGAGCGTGGGAGCGCAGTACAGATCACGCGTTGCATGGTAGTAGTTAACATTAACGGTTCATTTAATGCAGAGATTAGTGTTGAGTGAAAGtaagagagagcgagagagagacagaCACAGAGCAATAGAGATGACACAGTTGGCGGTGGTATTTTGTGCACACGCAGAGTGAGAGTGAGAGAGATAAGTAGACAAACACATTGATTAAGATTCGTAACAATTTTTTAAGCAACTTACTATAACTAATAGTCAGAGGAACAATTTCTCAATGGTAAAAATACTATAAGaatcaaattaattgaaaaactcCATATATTGTTATGTTTCTAAAAGGTATATGGAAGTATAGAACAGACAAATTAAGAGTTTGGAGAAATTTTTCTAGTTCACTATTTGTATTGAGAAATCGTAGTTTTTATTAATACATGTATTAATCATAAACACTTTTAATACTTAAAACATTAACTGATTGACAAGGGTACTGAAACTATTTTAATTCTACACAAACACTAAGATGAACAACTTAACAAATTCTATTAGATATATTAAGCTTCTAATGCAGATCAATATAATTAACGTTCTCGATACCATTACTATGATTTTTTGTGAGAACACACTCAGCTACAAAGTTGAGTTAGCTTCTAGCGCTGATtaacaataaacaaaagtgATCGtctatattttaataattaattttatagatTTTTTATAACCTTTGCGAGTGGCATTCATACCTATATCATTGCCATTAGTTGCGTTTGCACTGGTAAGATTTTGAGTTGACGTCCACGTCCGCGAAGATGGTCTATCAAATAAAGTATTATGTACGTTCAAAGGTGGAAATTCCGGGAAGAACTTACCGAGAACTCTGGGCATCGGAGAGGTTGGGCGAGGAGGCGGCCACCTCTTCGCCAGCTCTGCGGGCTCCATGCTCCTTGTAATCCCGGAAGCAGCGCTTACATCGCGTGGGATACCGAGTCTGGGGATGAAAGCCGAGTGGGCAGAGCTGGTCGCCTTTCAGCGATGGGTACAGATGATGCATCTGTTCTCGTACAACTTAtcagcttttctttttctgcaaGAGTTGAGGGTTGAAATCCTTTTAAGCCAAAGccttattttataattaacaGGGTATGTGTAACATCTCactcctttttcttttttttttgtttaaaaaccttttaaatttacatttgCTATTTCTATGTACTTTTCACACGATCCCAATACCCAATTGACTGCGCAAATCTGTGGAATTTCTGGCACTAAGCCAAATcgacaaaggaattttgtaCACGTTCATCAAATAGTTAAACATTTACATTTCGTTATCATTCACTTGGCCATTGGTTCTAAATTGAATATCTGCCTGGTTTGATGGCTATTGTCAACGTTGGAAGTGCAGATGTAGATCAATGCCTTCGATTCGTTGATTAACTAACTCTCATAGAAAGACAGATAACTAATAAAAGACAATCTCAAGTGGATTTCACCCATATCGATTTTTGGAATTCATTGTACTTTTAAAACGATATGATAATATGCATTCTTATAAAGGCTGTGCGATTCCTTTATTACAATCTAACCATTGCttagaatatttaaaaaataataagtaacTAGTAGCATTGCAGAAAGATGAAACTCCCAATAAAAAAAGTTTCACATCCTTAATCATCTTTCAAATCATCTTTCATATCTGTCACTTCAGTCATTGCACTGCATAAACAATCGAATGAAAATggtaaatataaacaataacaaaaatgtATCTGAGTATTTTTAGAGCGATCTACGAGTAGAAAGAGAGCGAGATAAACTGGCACAGGTGGAAGCTAGTCGCGCAGCGATTTTCCGCCGCTTGCGCAtgttttttgttcttttggcGAAAATGAAAACTCAAACGGAAGGAAGAGCGAGATGCGAAGAGAAAGGCGAAGAGAAAGCGCGGAGCTTTCACCACTCCTTTCTCTCGGCGCTCTGCTGCTGCGATGGTTGCAAATCCCTAGtgcgtttataaataattaccAGCGTTTTAACCTATTTTCATCTAAGGCGCTCTGTTTTTCGGCGGCGCTGGCACTTGCAAAATGTGTGATTTAATTTAGAACGCAGTGGACTCACACGAAATACTTCCGCATTTAGAATAATTTGCGGCTGGACGACGGGGAATGGGGCCAGCCTCTTGGATGTGGATGTCGATGGTTGCGTAACCGCCGGGATTCAGTGCGTTTCGGCACGGATTATACAGCAGTTTGGAGCATGgggatgtacatagattctcACAGGGATCGAGTCCCCGAAGCCTTTCGTTCACTTTCgatcacacacacaaacactcgGTTGCTGGTTGGTTGATTTAATTTTGGAATATTCACTTTATACAAAACATTTACGGCCACAGAAATTGGCTGTGTTTTAAAAATAGCATAGTTTTCTTCTTGCTAAATGGCAGCGCACCTCCCATAAATCTTCCCAGACGATTTTCAAATGCAAGACTTTCCGGAAATATCGTTAGATTTGGATCAATAGCTTATTATTAGAAGGATATATCTTTATATCAACCATGCGATCCAGgcagtttttagtttttcacCCGATTCACATTCATGTACAAAGGCCAACATGTATGTgcctatatatttatatagctTTAATATAACCGTCGATTGCCCGAGCACTCGAAATACTTATATAGATGGCTGCCATGCGAACCGGGCGCTGTTCCTTGGCACTTTTTTCGGTTGCGAACGCGTTGAAAATCGACGAgaaactaaatttaaattatttctgaaaGCTTCAACTACCACCAGTCGTGCGAGAAAAGTGTTTTCCTCAAGAGAACTGATATTTTCGCGCAGAGAATCGATGAGAGCGATTcgaaaattattcaaaaatattcaagtCCAAGCCAATTGAAAGTTTCAGCCATAAATCTTTACGGCTATCAATATAATATTACTTTTACACTTAAGGTAGCATATTTATcgaaattacaaaaatgtatttgaaagaattaaaaaaaaacccttGGTGACTAAGGAGTATTCAATAATATCTATTCAAAACATTGGTTTTCCTAATTCAACTCATATTGAATAATAACCAAATTAAACTTAAACAATACAAATATCAAATTATTCATAATTATGTGAACCTAATATTTTGCCTTTGGAATCTTAAGCTTCTAAAGTTATTGCTATTACTGCTGGTTTGCATTCTCATGGCAGATTCTGTTCAACTTGGTTCATTGTGTAATAAGTTGACTTTTTGAAAATTAACATGACTACATCATGAATCTTCTGCTCGATAACCATTGATAACCATTGTGGTAAATGTTGATTTTAGTGGCTATActttattcatatttaaacTCCACACAAGTATGCGTGTATATCAAGTTCTGATCAGCCTTACTCGATAAGCAATGAGTCATATCCAATGAATTATTTAACCGCTTCTCTGTTTGGCTGGGATTAGAATGGACAAATTTAAAAAGCCTTCtaacaaaaatattcaattcaTGGGAGGGGCGCATAATAGATGGGATTCTACTCGTAACATCATTTGAGAAATGGAAATATCTTAAGAATTATGTAGCTTACGGAGTAGCAATCTAAAGCAAAGTTACATCTTATTTAAATACTCTACTGAAATACATttgtatattaaattaaatatgctCATTCCTTTGGTTATTCCCCGATTTGTTTTGGAATTTATTTAGCAAACCATAAAATCGACAGGGTACATTGTACATtacatttgtgtgtgtgtgagtgtgtttacctcgttttaaataataaacttcATTGTTCTCAATGCGTATGGACAATATGTTGAAATGCGTATTATGTATAAATTACTTAGAGATTATCAATCGCTAAGAGCTAATGCAGGTTATGTGGGCCCTCTTGGTGCGCGGCCTGTTTTGTGAGTGGGTGAGTAAATACGATTCAAATGAAGACCAAACGAATCAACAACGTTGCGCATCAGCACCTATCATGTTGCGGGCGCTACTGTCGCCTGATCCTCGACAGATTCGTTTGACGTCGTCGCTAGCAGCGGCGCATTGGTTGTGTTGACTGCAGGTCCGTTATTGTTATCATTCGCCAACGGCTCTTCCCCCGGCGGCGCCGTCTCCAATGTCACATTTGGTGCTTGTGTCTCATTTTGACTATGCACTGGGGCAGTGGTGAATGAGTTCGTGGCGGCGGCGACCTTAGCCGGCTGCTCCGGACTGCTGTACATCTGGATAACCGAGTTGTTGTTCATGTTTTCCACCGAGGCACCCGATATGGACAGATCGTCGGCGGAGTCGTCCGCCGTACTGTCCGTCTGCACAGCCTTCTCCTCCAGCAGGTGGTCGCTCTCACGAATCGGTCGCTGCGAGGAGCCGTACTGCTTGGAGATTTGCAGCAGCTCGCGCAGCGTTTCGTTCTCCAGACGCAGCTGGGATATGGTCTGCAACTCTCGCTGCACGACACCGTCGTCCACACTGGCCGCGAGCTGCATCACAGCTGCCATTTCGTTGATCTTCTCGCGCTGCTCCCGGATCACCTGCCACATGCGTTCGTTGTACAGCTCCTTAAAGCTAAACTTGCTGTCCAGGACCTTGGAGACGGTGTGCTCGCGATACTTTTGCATCATCAGCTCCATGGCGCGCTCGTAGTCCTCAATAAAGATCTTTAGCTCGCGATTCTCTTTGAGTATCTCCGAGCTGTTGATGTTTTGCTGCTGAATGCGATTCACCATGTCCGCGTTGGTCTTGTTGTTCGAAATGCGGTTAAGTGATTCAATGTCGTCCTGATACTGGCGAAGGCTCTCCACCAGCCGATTGTTGTTCTCCGCCTCCTCGAGCAGCGCCGTGCCCAGGGCGTCCAGGTCCTTCACCCGACTGGCCATGCGCTGCGCATCCATTATGATCTGGCCCACGGATAGGTTCGACATCCTGCCCAGTCCAGTTTCGATTTTGGGATTTCTATTGTTTTCGGGGGCCAGGCCCTCTGCTGCTGGCACTGCGAAAACAAAGGGAACCGCTTAAATTTGCGCACTTTCTGGGGCCTACGTGCGGAGTCTTACGTTCGGTGCGGGTTTGGTGCAGCTTCGTCCTCAGCGTAACAGCTTCATTTGATTTTTCGGCCAAAATATGTAGGAATAGAAACGATTCTAATAGAAATTTTGACGACGACCCAATTATTGGCTGACAGCTTATTAAATCCCAAACGCCATCGGATGTCGCACAAATCCCTAACGCCACACCattaaatgtgaaaaaatactGTTTCAACACCTGATATACCGCAAATATACCAAagatttaaatttcaattttattttccaacttTTAGCTTGAGAAATAATTTTTTGGCTAAAtcttttatgtttatgttaaaAAACTTGTTTAAGGTTAAAAGGTGAAGCTACAAGCTTTATTGTCATTTTTGTATAGATCATTAAGAAGCTATCAGTACAGATTTGGATCTTATCGCGAAAAATGGAAGACTTAGCATAGAATGGACATAATGCTATGTTCTTAAACGATCATGCATGCATAAATCTAGTTAAGTCTATTTAAGTACCTTAACTCTAAGTGGTATTCGTATAAGTACAAACAGCAAAGGTTTTGTCATTCAAAGTGGTAGATAAAACAGAGGTAGAGGAATAGCATGGTACATCGGGCGTAGGGATGCACAGACTAAAGATCACGAGATTGCGATTACACGCCCACGCTGTTGA contains the following coding sequences:
- the LOC116801644 gene encoding uncharacterized protein LOC116801644; translation: MLELVVLFLLSSVTYFCAHLEGPTTNWAYFYASCPIIMGLLSAGLVYINK